The Halovivax ruber XH-70 genome includes the window CCCGGAACATCTACTGGAAACTCTCGGTGCGCGAGAACATGGAGTTTTTCGCGAGCCTTCAGGGAATTCATCCGAAAACGGCCCGTGACCGACACGACGCGTACCTGGACCTGCTCGATCTTGCGGATCGAGCTGGGACGCCCGTCAACGAACTTTCGCGTGGCATGAAACAGAAGGCGTCTATCGCGTGCGTACTAGCGCGCGAGCCGTCGATCCTGTTTCTCGACGAGCCGACGCTCGGACTCGACGTGCGTGCATCCGAAATCCTCAGCGCCGAACTCCTGCGACTCTCGGGCGACGAAGGGAAGACCGTCGTTATCAGCAGCCACGATATGGACGTCATCCAGGAGGTCTGCGATCGCGTCATCATCCTCCACGACGGACGCGTCATCTCCGACAGCGCCGTCGATGAGTTGATCGACCTGTTCCAGACGAAGGCCTACCAGGTGGCGGTGACGATCGACGACCCCGACGAGCTCCACGAGCATCTCGCACCGAGATACGACGTTAGCGACTGGACGGTCACCGATCGAACGGTTTCGTTCGAAGTCACCGTCCCGGACGGAGAACGCCTCTACGATCTGATTGGAGACCTGCAAACGACCGGGGCCGTTCCGGTCTCGATCGAGGACGTTGAACCGGACATGAAAGACGCGTATCTCCACCTCACCGAAACGACGGAGGAACGACCGTGAATCCGAACGCCAGCTACGTCCTCTTGCGCGCCCAGATACGGAAACGGATCGCACTGTTGAAGAGATATCCGTTCAACACCGTCTCTCAGATCGCGACTATCTACGTGTTCTTTCTCATCATCTTCTTTGCCGGGAACGCGTTCAGCCAGTTTGCCATCACCGACCATCTCGAGGGGATCATCGTGGGCTACTTTTACTGGACGATGGCAGTCGGAGCCTATCAGTCCTACACCGGGAGCCTCATCGACGAGGCCCAGTGGGGAACGCTCGAGCAGTTGTTCATGTCCCGCTACAGTTTCGGGGCGATCAACGCCACCATTATCGTCGTGTTCATCCTGGAGACGTTCGTCTGGGGCGGGATAATACTGGTACTGATGGTCCTGACCACGGGTGTAACCCTTCACATCGATCTGCTGACAATCGTGCCGATTCTGGTGCTTTCGCTGTCCGGTCCGATCGCCATCAGCCTGATACTCGGCGGGCTCGCGTTA containing:
- a CDS encoding ABC transporter ATP-binding protein, with amino-acid sequence MNEIESATDDEHESAPSVAADVATNPPISDDPALTVRNLEKSYGSGENAVHAVDDVSFSVEHGSVVGLLGPNGAGKTTIIKSVLGLVTPDTGDILVDGIGIDERRSARYDRVGATLEGARNIYWKLSVRENMEFFASLQGIHPKTARDRHDAYLDLLDLADRAGTPVNELSRGMKQKASIACVLAREPSILFLDEPTLGLDVRASEILSAELLRLSGDEGKTVVISSHDMDVIQEVCDRVIILHDGRVISDSAVDELIDLFQTKAYQVAVTIDDPDELHEHLAPRYDVSDWTVTDRTVSFEVTVPDGERLYDLIGDLQTTGAVPVSIEDVEPDMKDAYLHLTETTEERP